One genomic window of Cellulophaga sp. Hel_I_12 includes the following:
- a CDS encoding CDP-glycerol glycerophosphotransferase family protein: MKVILFCQNTYAFGILAPIKAVLEEENHSYIWYIQPKLIASFPFKNELFTTSILDVQLFKSDVIFVPGNEVPYYLRGLKVQVFHGFAGEKKGHFRIRHYFDLYLTQGPFFTHKFNELKAKFKDFEVIETGWPKLDIYYQNDLDYTEKRAHLLDSHKAKNILLYAPTFSPSLTSAPYLLDEIEALAQREDYFILLKFHPLMHAKWIDVYKTLAAKYPQVQFVTDPNIVPYLQLADLLITDTSSVIYEFLLLDKPVITFKNISKEIKWENSLHYTNLGPLVDKTLQHDEYAAARLKINNAYHPYTDGKSAERMVHAVQHYISENGVPEGRKLSYLRRKKIHKIFGKPIQHPFNGNKKVKISAAVITFNEDEHIYPLLENLQFADEIIIVDSFSTDGSIEKIKEFKNIKLIQRPFVNFTDQKQFALDQCAHNWVVLIDADERLTDGLKNEVLKTVHSDQPKAAAYFFKRTFMFKNEKMRFSGTQSDKNYRLFQKSKVHFDTSKTVHETLVVHGDSAVLSHKLIHFSYKNYEDFKAKRLKYTHMQAKELLAKNKKPTLLHFLFKPAFRFIKHYIIQLGFLDGKKGLILSYLMALGIYNRYAVLKRLQKKTDLK; encoded by the coding sequence ATGAAAGTGATTCTCTTTTGTCAGAATACCTATGCCTTCGGAATTTTAGCTCCGATTAAAGCTGTTTTAGAGGAAGAGAATCATTCTTACATTTGGTATATTCAACCTAAACTAATCGCTAGTTTTCCCTTCAAAAATGAACTATTTACAACGAGTATTCTTGATGTACAGCTTTTTAAAAGTGATGTAATTTTTGTTCCTGGCAACGAAGTTCCGTATTATCTAAGAGGATTAAAAGTTCAAGTTTTTCACGGTTTTGCAGGTGAAAAAAAAGGACATTTTAGAATTCGCCATTATTTTGATTTATACCTGACACAAGGCCCTTTTTTTACCCATAAGTTTAATGAACTTAAGGCTAAATTTAAAGATTTTGAAGTCATTGAAACAGGTTGGCCTAAGCTAGATATTTATTATCAAAATGATTTGGACTATACTGAAAAAAGAGCCCATCTACTCGACAGTCATAAGGCCAAAAACATTCTTCTTTATGCACCTACTTTTTCACCAAGCCTAACTTCAGCGCCGTACTTACTTGATGAAATTGAAGCTTTAGCACAACGAGAAGATTATTTTATCTTGCTAAAGTTTCATCCTTTAATGCATGCTAAATGGATCGACGTTTACAAAACCTTAGCGGCAAAATATCCGCAGGTCCAATTTGTTACAGACCCTAATATAGTTCCTTACTTACAGCTAGCTGATCTTTTAATCACGGATACTTCTTCTGTCATTTATGAATTTTTACTCCTAGATAAACCCGTCATCACTTTTAAAAATATCTCCAAAGAAATAAAATGGGAGAACAGTCTCCACTATACTAATTTGGGGCCATTAGTGGATAAAACGCTACAGCACGATGAATACGCCGCGGCCAGATTAAAAATCAATAATGCCTACCACCCGTATACCGATGGTAAATCTGCAGAACGCATGGTGCACGCGGTACAGCACTACATTTCGGAAAACGGAGTTCCAGAAGGCCGAAAATTATCCTATCTAAGACGAAAAAAAATACATAAAATTTTTGGTAAACCCATTCAACATCCTTTTAACGGCAATAAAAAAGTAAAAATATCTGCTGCCGTCATTACCTTTAATGAAGACGAACATATTTATCCCCTATTAGAAAACCTGCAATTTGCAGATGAAATCATCATCGTAGATTCGTTCAGTACCGATGGTTCTATTGAAAAAATAAAAGAGTTTAAAAATATTAAGCTGATTCAAAGACCTTTTGTAAATTTCACAGATCAAAAGCAATTTGCCTTAGACCAATGTGCTCATAATTGGGTGGTCTTGATAGATGCTGATGAACGCCTGACGGATGGCTTAAAAAACGAAGTTTTAAAAACAGTACATTCTGATCAGCCAAAAGCTGCCGCCTACTTTTTTAAAAGAACCTTTATGTTCAAAAATGAAAAAATGCGCTTTTCAGGCACGCAATCAGACAAAAACTATCGCTTATTTCAAAAATCAAAAGTACATTTTGACACTTCAAAAACAGTCCATGAAACTTTAGTTGTCCATGGAGATTCTGCCGTTCTATCGCATAAACTAATACATTTTTCCTATAAGAATTACGAAGATTTTAAAGCAAAAAGGTTGAAATATACCCACATGCAAGCCAAAGAGTTATTGGCTAAAAACAAGAAGCCCACCCTACTCCACTTTCTCTTTAAACCCGCGTTCCGTTTTATAAAACACTATATTATTCAATTGGGCTTTTTAGACGGTAAAAAAGGACTTATTTTAAGTTATTTAATGGCATTGGGTATTTATAATCGTTATGCCGTACTGAAGAGACTTCAAAAAAAAACTGATTTAAAATAG
- the def gene encoding peptide deformylase — MILPIIAYGDTVLRKVGDNITKEYPNLDALIENMWETMYNASGVGLAAPQIGLPIRLFVIDTSPFADDEELTEAEQKALNGFKRVFVNAEIEEETGEEWIFNEGCLSIPDVREDVKRNSKITISYEDENFTKKRETFDGLLARVIQHEYDHIEGILFTDKLSSLKKRLIKNRLSNISKGKINVDYRMRFPDVKKGR; from the coding sequence ATGATTTTACCTATTATAGCTTACGGAGATACGGTCTTAAGGAAAGTAGGCGACAACATCACCAAAGAGTATCCTAATCTCGATGCGTTAATTGAGAATATGTGGGAGACCATGTACAATGCCAGTGGCGTGGGTTTAGCCGCCCCTCAAATAGGCTTGCCAATTCGTTTATTTGTCATTGACACTTCGCCTTTTGCAGATGATGAAGAGCTAACAGAAGCAGAACAAAAAGCACTAAATGGTTTTAAAAGGGTATTTGTTAATGCTGAAATTGAAGAAGAGACCGGAGAAGAATGGATTTTTAATGAAGGCTGCTTGAGTATCCCTGATGTTCGAGAAGATGTAAAACGTAACAGTAAAATTACAATTTCTTATGAGGATGAAAACTTTACTAAAAAGCGTGAAACTTTTGATGGCCTATTAGCACGTGTCATTCAACATGAATATGATCATATTGAGGGAATCTTATTTACAGATAAATTATCTAGCCTAAAAAAGAGATTGATTAAAAACAGGTTAAGCAATATTTCAAAAGGAAAAATAAATGTAGATTACCGCATGCGATTTCCGGATGTGAAAAAAGGTAGGTAA
- a CDS encoding glycosyltransferase family 2 protein, which yields MRNKLSVFIITFNEERIIEKCLKSLWWADEIVVVDSGSTDATLAICEKYGAQIFHKDFDGLGTQKQFALEQTKNNWVLSIDADEILTEALIEEIQELLKATPNADGYYIKRKQVFLDKVFNYGPESKQCFLRLFKKELGSFDGKKVNASIVLNGNKGKLKNNFLHFKTRSLDTYIEKLNSYATIYAEGEYLKNKKHPLLFIFIRVKYEFFKKYILELNFLNGKEGFYWAFLSTYYLGLKYIKTNEQYKTVKKQLLF from the coding sequence ATGAGAAATAAATTATCTGTTTTTATTATTACTTTTAATGAAGAGCGCATCATTGAAAAATGTTTAAAATCTTTATGGTGGGCAGATGAAATTGTAGTGGTAGATTCGGGAAGTACGGATGCAACACTAGCCATTTGTGAAAAATACGGAGCTCAAATTTTTCACAAAGACTTCGATGGTTTAGGTACACAAAAACAATTCGCATTAGAACAGACGAAAAATAATTGGGTGTTAAGTATTGATGCCGATGAAATTTTAACCGAAGCCTTAATTGAAGAAATACAAGAACTTTTAAAAGCTACGCCAAATGCCGATGGTTATTATATAAAACGAAAACAAGTTTTTTTAGATAAGGTTTTCAACTATGGTCCTGAAAGTAAACAATGCTTTTTACGCCTATTTAAAAAGGAACTAGGGAGTTTTGATGGGAAAAAAGTAAACGCAAGTATTGTTTTAAACGGAAATAAAGGAAAACTAAAAAATAATTTTTTACATTTTAAAACACGTTCTTTAGATACCTATATAGAAAAATTGAATAGCTACGCAACGATTTATGCAGAAGGTGAGTATCTTAAAAACAAGAAACACCCTTTGCTTTTTATTTTTATCAGAGTAAAATATGAATTCTTTAAAAAGTATATTTTAGAACTCAACTTTTTAAATGGAAAGGAAGGTTTTTATTGGGCATTTTTATCTACGTACTACCTAGGTCTAAAATATATAAAGACGAACGAGCAGTACAAAACAGTAAAAAAGCAATTGCTATTTTAA
- a CDS encoding 2,3,4,5-tetrahydropyridine-2,6-dicarboxylate N-succinyltransferase: MTELQQKIEKAWDNRDLLNDSKTQEAIRAVIALLDDGKLRCAEPTASGWQINEWVKKAVVLYFPIQKMETLEAGIFEYHDKMPLKRGYKEKGIRVVPGATARHGAYISAGTILMPSYVNIGAYVDEGTMVDTWATVGSCAQIGKNVHLSGGVGIGGVLEPLQAAPVIIEDNVFLGSRCIVVEGVRVETEAVLGANVVLTASTKIIDVTGEVPVERKGLVPARSVVIPGSYTKKFPAGDYQVPCALIIGTRKESTNKKTSLNDALREYNVAV; encoded by the coding sequence ATGACCGAATTACAACAAAAAATAGAAAAAGCTTGGGATAACCGAGATTTACTAAATGACTCGAAAACGCAAGAGGCCATCCGCGCTGTGATTGCCTTATTAGATGACGGAAAATTGCGATGTGCCGAACCTACTGCGAGTGGTTGGCAGATCAACGAATGGGTTAAAAAAGCAGTAGTCTTGTATTTCCCCATCCAAAAAATGGAAACCTTAGAAGCTGGTATTTTTGAATACCACGATAAAATGCCCTTAAAAAGAGGCTATAAGGAAAAAGGAATTCGAGTAGTACCAGGTGCCACCGCAAGGCATGGTGCTTACATTTCTGCTGGTACTATTTTAATGCCTAGCTATGTCAACATTGGTGCTTACGTAGATGAAGGTACTATGGTAGATACTTGGGCAACGGTGGGTAGTTGTGCACAAATTGGCAAAAACGTACATCTTAGTGGCGGCGTTGGCATTGGCGGTGTTTTAGAACCTTTACAAGCAGCACCTGTAATTATTGAAGACAATGTTTTTTTAGGCTCTAGATGTATTGTCGTGGAAGGCGTTCGTGTAGAAACAGAAGCCGTGCTAGGCGCAAATGTAGTCCTGACTGCATCAACAAAAATTATTGATGTAACGGGTGAAGTTCCAGTGGAAAGAAAAGGCTTAGTTCCCGCAAGATCTGTAGTCATACCAGGTAGCTACACAAAAAAATTCCCCGCTGGCGATTATCAAGTACCTTGTGCATTAATTATAGGAACTCGTAAAGAAAGCACCAATAAAAAAACTTCATTAAACGATGCGCTTAGGGAATACAATGTAGCGGTTTAA
- the ruvX gene encoding Holliday junction resolvase RuvX, whose product MGRVVALDFGKVRTGVAITDELQLIASGLTTVPTKELIVFLKKYIEKENVVKIVVGEPKQMNNEPSESEALIIPFLKKLTATFPKIPVERQDERFTSKMAFQTMIDSGLNKKQRQNKALVDEISATIILQAYLNRN is encoded by the coding sequence ATGGGTAGGGTTGTTGCTTTAGATTTTGGGAAAGTTCGGACAGGCGTAGCCATTACCGATGAATTACAACTGATAGCATCAGGCTTAACAACAGTACCTACGAAAGAGTTAATTGTGTTTTTAAAAAAATATATAGAAAAAGAAAATGTAGTTAAGATAGTGGTTGGGGAGCCAAAACAAATGAATAATGAGCCATCAGAGTCGGAGGCCTTAATTATTCCTTTTTTAAAAAAACTCACAGCTACATTTCCAAAGATACCCGTAGAGCGTCAAGATGAACGTTTTACTTCAAAAATGGCTTTCCAGACCATGATTGATAGTGGTTTAAATAAAAAACAACGGCAGAATAAAGCCCTAGTCGACGAGATTAGTGCTACCATTATTTTACAAGCCTATTTAAATAGAAATTAA
- a CDS encoding ATP-binding protein yields MDLTTTTENNNLGDAFFEAAFSPCVILDKDLYFVAVNQAAASSIKTKRDNLPGKHLLEVFPNLADTDYYHSLMKVIQTGISISLKQIPCTIDEDFFQFSIKIFKLNEGIGITAIDITQLTQKIDDLHEKQLELVHLNQSLKKRNQELEELSFITAHDLKAPLANLYGLHSLLISENAISEAGMFLFEKVKLVTKVMTDKLHALSQIIALKSHSEHQKQELHISEVLDKIKVLHTHEIMKSGAVFKEDFKEWDTIVYDPIHFESVLHNFISNAIKYRHPKRTPIISIKTALVDNKKLLTITDNGIGFDGNVTPDKIFGLFKRMHTHVEGLGVGLYMANTILQNNGGFIEVSSEINKGTEFKLYF; encoded by the coding sequence ATGGACTTGACCACAACCACAGAAAACAACAACTTAGGAGATGCCTTTTTTGAGGCCGCCTTTTCTCCATGTGTAATTCTAGATAAAGATTTATACTTTGTAGCTGTTAATCAAGCAGCGGCATCTAGTATAAAAACGAAAAGAGACAATTTGCCGGGCAAACATTTGCTAGAGGTATTTCCAAATTTGGCAGATACAGATTATTATCATTCTTTGATGAAGGTCATTCAGACTGGTATTTCCATCAGTTTAAAACAAATTCCATGCACGATTGATGAGGATTTTTTTCAATTTTCAATTAAAATTTTCAAATTAAATGAAGGCATTGGAATCACTGCAATAGACATCACCCAGTTGACACAAAAGATTGATGACTTGCATGAAAAACAACTTGAATTAGTACACCTAAATCAAAGTCTAAAAAAAAGGAATCAAGAATTAGAAGAATTATCCTTTATAACGGCACACGATTTAAAAGCACCTTTAGCCAACTTATATGGCTTGCATAGTTTATTGATTAGTGAAAATGCAATTTCAGAGGCAGGCATGTTTTTATTTGAAAAAGTTAAATTAGTCACGAAGGTCATGACCGATAAATTGCATGCCTTAAGTCAAATAATAGCTTTAAAATCGCACTCAGAACATCAAAAGCAAGAGCTGCATATTTCAGAGGTGTTGGATAAAATAAAAGTGCTACACACCCATGAAATCATGAAATCTGGTGCAGTTTTTAAGGAGGACTTCAAGGAATGGGATACCATAGTTTATGACCCTATTCATTTTGAAAGCGTTTTACACAACTTCATTTCAAATGCCATAAAATATCGCCATCCAAAAAGGACGCCAATTATTAGCATTAAAACAGCGCTGGTCGACAATAAAAAGCTGCTTACTATAACAGATAATGGAATTGGTTTTGATGGTAATGTAACACCAGATAAAATATTTGGGCTCTTTAAACGAATGCATACCCATGTTGAAGGATTAGGAGTGGGCTTGTACATGGCCAATACCATACTCCAGAACAACGGAGGTTTTATCGAAGTGTCAAGTGAAATCAACAAAGGGACTGAATTTAAATTGTACTTCTGA
- a CDS encoding L-threonylcarbamoyladenylate synthase, producing MQEEINKCIEVLRQGGLIVYPTDTLWGIGCDATNEAAVAKVFALKKRELSKKMSCLVANDFMLEKHVKQVPELAYDLIDLATKPTTIVYDQPMGIAKNLVSANQTIAIRVASDKFCQYLIAKFKRPIVATSANLSGTPAPRNFKEISAAILKGVDYVVNLPEEMNLATPSSIIQLKNDGTVKIIRE from the coding sequence ATGCAAGAAGAGATAAACAAATGCATTGAAGTTCTCCGTCAAGGTGGTTTAATTGTGTACCCTACGGATACCCTTTGGGGCATTGGCTGCGATGCAACAAATGAAGCTGCTGTTGCCAAAGTTTTTGCCTTAAAAAAACGTGAACTATCAAAAAAAATGAGCTGCCTTGTTGCCAATGATTTTATGCTCGAAAAGCATGTGAAGCAAGTTCCTGAGCTGGCTTATGATCTCATAGATTTAGCGACAAAACCCACCACCATTGTATATGACCAACCTATGGGCATCGCTAAAAATTTAGTTTCAGCAAATCAAACTATAGCCATTCGAGTAGCGTCTGATAAGTTTTGTCAGTATTTAATAGCAAAGTTCAAAAGACCCATTGTGGCAACATCAGCAAACCTCAGCGGAACTCCAGCGCCTAGAAATTTCAAAGAAATTAGTGCTGCTATTTTAAAAGGTGTAGACTATGTGGTAAATTTGCCCGAAGAAATGAATTTAGCAACACCATCATCTATAATTCAACTAAAGAATGACGGAACTGTAAAAATCATCCGAGAATAG
- a CDS encoding NTP transferase domain-containing protein, translating into MKIVILAAGMGSRLGNPFPKPLTPLVNDKSIMQTQMENLTQYFAIDDVYTVVGFKKDLIMERFPEVSYIYNPFFDSTNTSKSLLKALNKFKDKSVLWLNGDVVFDAKLFEVLNPYMKQKQSFVAVNTSKVADEEVKYTLKDGFIDELSKSVENGLGEAVGINYIASKDIKQFIKRLEECDDNDYFERGLEIAIRKDNLKVAAVDISAYNCMEVDFKEDLENANKLLRQ; encoded by the coding sequence ATGAAAATCGTAATTCTCGCCGCAGGTATGGGTTCAAGACTCGGAAATCCTTTTCCAAAACCACTAACACCTTTAGTGAATGACAAAAGTATTATGCAAACTCAGATGGAGAATTTAACACAGTATTTTGCCATCGATGATGTTTATACCGTAGTTGGGTTTAAAAAAGATTTAATCATGGAGCGCTTTCCTGAGGTGAGCTATATTTATAATCCTTTCTTTGACAGCACCAACACCTCAAAAAGCTTATTAAAAGCACTTAATAAATTTAAGGACAAATCGGTTTTATGGTTGAATGGTGATGTGGTCTTTGACGCTAAACTTTTTGAAGTTTTAAATCCTTATATGAAGCAAAAACAATCTTTTGTAGCGGTAAACACCAGCAAGGTAGCGGATGAAGAAGTAAAATATACCTTAAAAGATGGCTTTATTGATGAACTTTCAAAATCAGTAGAAAATGGCCTAGGAGAAGCCGTGGGTATTAATTATATCGCTTCAAAGGATATCAAGCAATTTATTAAGCGTCTAGAAGAATGTGACGATAATGATTATTTTGAACGTGGCCTTGAAATTGCCATTCGTAAAGATAATTTAAAAGTTGCTGCTGTTGATATTTCGGCCTACAATTGTATGGAGGTTGACTTTAAAGAAGACTTAGAAAATGCCAACAAATTACTTCGTCAATGA
- a CDS encoding amidohydrolase family protein, translating into MKKYTKLHFVLLFLIVNFSSFFILAQEAQSKNDSLKMATKELPLEPERKISFTTQKGTWISLDVSPDGQTIVFDLMGDIYSIPIAGGTASQLTKGLAYDVHPRFSPDGKSLLFISDKSGSDNIWTMDLATKKDKQITKDSKHNFFSAEWTPDGAYIVGGKGRRNIKLHMYSKDSGTGTELFGEPKSIKAIDPAFSADGKLLYFSQREGSWNYNAQLPQYQIGTYDMEDADMAVITSRYGSAFTPTPSPDGSWLVYGSRFEDQTGLIIRNLKTGDEKWLAYPVQRDEQESIAPLGVLPAMSFTPDSKNVIASYGGKIYSISISSNTATEIPFTANVALDLGPRLAFKYPIEDTKEALVTQIRDAKPSPDGKKLAFTALNRLYTMDLPTGTPKRVTTNEFTEAQPSWSPDGKFLVFTTWKQGGGHLYKINIDGRPKPIQLTQEAGIYTYPEWSYKSNRIAFHKGTAQTYEDALGGLPGRAQEDLVWISSDGGAIEMIDKTKNREKPHFTKVDDRIYLSKNDVLLSIRWDGTDEKEHLKLTGIETYGSQDIFGKDHDDATGYMPSSMPTAEAGWMENNTASRPSEIRISPDGKSALAKINNDIYEVVIPRYGKTPTISLAKPESAAFPALKLTVLGGEFPTWSSDSKKVHWSLGASHFSYSLEAGKIFKDSVATAKKKEKELKGLEKPSDSTKTDKKDENDQKKDPKFEAEEFKIKVNYTKDTPQGTVVLKGGRIITMKGNEILENGAILIENNRITAIGNAETINVPKGAKIIDVTGKTIVPGFIDTHAHLRPNFEIHKDQVWSYAANLAYGVTTTRDPQTGTTDVLTYSDMVEAGMIDGPRIYSTGPGVGFWGYKIESLEHAKEVLKQYSEYYNTKSIKMYLVGNRQQRQWVIMAAKELKLMPTTEGGLDFKLNMTQLLDGYPGHEHSFPIYPLYEDVIKTVAQSKMAVTPTLLVSYGGPWAENYYYSREDVWGDEKIQYFTPYEELAQKSRRRPGWFMDEEHVFKKHAEFMKDLIEAGGLAGIGSHGQLQGLGYHWELWSNASGGMKTIDALKQATILGAEALGLDGDLGSLEVGKLADMVVLDKNPLDDIRNSNSVHYVIKNGRIYEANSLDEVWPLEKKAETFYWQTKKPTGLPGIKK; encoded by the coding sequence ATGAAAAAATATACCAAGCTTCATTTTGTATTGCTTTTTTTGATCGTAAACTTCAGTAGTTTTTTTATTCTGGCGCAAGAAGCGCAGTCTAAAAACGACTCCCTTAAAATGGCAACCAAAGAATTACCCCTTGAACCAGAACGAAAAATTTCTTTTACCACTCAAAAAGGAACTTGGATTTCTTTAGATGTTAGTCCTGATGGTCAAACTATTGTTTTTGACTTAATGGGAGATATTTACTCCATACCTATAGCAGGTGGAACGGCATCACAATTAACCAAGGGTTTGGCATACGATGTACACCCTAGGTTCAGTCCTGATGGAAAATCACTCTTATTTATTTCTGACAAAAGTGGGTCTGATAATATTTGGACCATGGACTTGGCAACAAAAAAAGACAAACAAATTACAAAAGATTCTAAACATAATTTTTTCTCAGCTGAATGGACACCTGACGGTGCATATATTGTAGGTGGAAAAGGGAGAAGAAATATTAAATTGCATATGTACAGCAAAGATAGCGGTACTGGTACTGAACTTTTTGGAGAGCCAAAATCAATAAAGGCTATAGATCCTGCATTTAGTGCTGATGGTAAATTACTATATTTTTCTCAGCGTGAGGGTTCTTGGAACTACAACGCACAATTACCTCAATACCAAATTGGCACCTATGACATGGAAGATGCTGATATGGCTGTAATTACATCGCGTTATGGTTCTGCTTTTACGCCTACGCCATCTCCTGATGGTAGCTGGTTGGTTTACGGCAGTCGTTTTGAAGACCAAACGGGACTGATAATTCGCAATCTAAAAACTGGTGATGAAAAATGGTTGGCCTATCCCGTGCAACGCGACGAACAAGAGTCGATTGCTCCTTTGGGCGTACTACCCGCCATGTCATTTACCCCTGATAGTAAAAATGTAATAGCTTCCTATGGCGGTAAAATTTATTCTATTTCGATAAGTTCAAATACCGCGACCGAGATTCCCTTTACCGCAAATGTCGCTCTTGATTTAGGACCAAGATTGGCCTTTAAATATCCTATTGAAGATACCAAAGAAGCCTTGGTCACTCAAATACGCGACGCTAAACCCTCTCCAGACGGCAAAAAATTAGCGTTTACTGCCTTAAATCGGTTATACACAATGGATTTACCAACAGGTACACCAAAGCGTGTGACGACCAATGAATTTACGGAAGCGCAACCTTCGTGGTCACCCGATGGTAAATTTTTGGTTTTTACGACTTGGAAACAAGGAGGTGGTCACTTGTATAAAATTAATATAGACGGGCGTCCAAAACCTATTCAATTAACCCAAGAAGCAGGTATTTATACCTACCCAGAATGGTCCTATAAAAGTAATCGAATCGCTTTTCACAAAGGAACAGCGCAAACCTATGAGGATGCTCTTGGCGGTCTACCAGGGAGAGCTCAGGAAGATTTGGTTTGGATATCTTCTGATGGTGGTGCTATTGAAATGATCGATAAAACAAAAAATCGCGAAAAACCTCACTTTACAAAAGTTGATGATCGCATTTATTTGAGTAAAAATGATGTACTCTTATCTATCCGTTGGGATGGTACGGATGAGAAAGAACATTTAAAATTAACGGGTATTGAAACCTATGGCTCTCAAGATATTTTTGGGAAAGATCATGATGATGCCACTGGGTATATGCCTTCATCAATGCCTACTGCAGAAGCAGGGTGGATGGAAAACAATACGGCCTCAAGACCATCTGAAATTCGTATTTCACCCGATGGAAAATCAGCCTTAGCTAAAATTAACAATGATATTTATGAAGTAGTGATTCCTCGATATGGTAAAACGCCTACTATTTCATTAGCAAAACCTGAGTCAGCGGCATTTCCTGCTTTAAAATTAACTGTTTTAGGGGGCGAATTTCCTACTTGGTCTTCAGATAGTAAAAAAGTGCATTGGTCATTAGGTGCGAGTCATTTTAGCTATAGTCTTGAAGCTGGTAAAATATTTAAAGACAGTGTAGCCACAGCAAAAAAGAAAGAAAAAGAGTTAAAAGGCCTAGAAAAACCTTCAGATAGCACTAAAACTGATAAAAAAGATGAAAACGATCAAAAGAAAGATCCAAAGTTTGAAGCCGAAGAGTTTAAGATCAAGGTAAACTATACCAAAGATACACCTCAAGGTACCGTGGTATTGAAAGGTGGAAGGATAATCACTATGAAGGGGAATGAGATTCTTGAAAATGGGGCCATTCTTATTGAAAATAATCGAATCACAGCAATAGGAAACGCTGAAACTATAAATGTTCCGAAAGGCGCTAAAATTATCGATGTCACGGGTAAAACTATAGTGCCAGGTTTTATTGATACCCACGCACATTTGAGACCAAACTTTGAAATACACAAAGATCAAGTTTGGTCGTATGCAGCAAATCTGGCTTATGGTGTTACAACAACCAGAGACCCACAAACAGGAACTACCGATGTTTTAACGTATTCTGATATGGTAGAGGCGGGTATGATTGATGGGCCTCGTATTTATAGTACCGGACCTGGTGTTGGATTTTGGGGATACAAAATTGAAAGTTTAGAACACGCCAAGGAAGTTTTAAAACAGTATAGTGAATATTACAATACGAAGAGTATTAAAATGTACTTGGTAGGTAACAGGCAACAAAGGCAATGGGTTATTATGGCTGCAAAAGAATTAAAGCTAATGCCAACCACTGAAGGAGGATTAGATTTTAAATTAAATATGACACAGTTATTAGATGGATACCCTGGTCATGAACATAGCTTTCCTATATATCCTTTATATGAAGATGTCATAAAAACTGTTGCTCAATCTAAAATGGCGGTAACACCTACCTTATTGGTTTCCTATGGAGGGCCATGGGCTGAAAATTACTACTATTCAAGAGAGGATGTATGGGGCGATGAAAAAATACAATACTTCACGCCTTACGAAGAATTAGCGCAAAAATCAAGACGTAGACCAGGATGGTTTATGGATGAAGAACATGTTTTTAAAAAGCATGCAGAATTCATGAAAGATTTAATTGAAGCTGGGGGCTTGGCAGGCATAGGGAGTCACGGGCAATTACAAGGCTTGGGATACCATTGGGAATTATGGTCTAACGCAAGTGGTGGAATGAAAACCATTGATGCCCTTAAACAAGCCACCATATTAGGCGCTGAAGCCCTTGGTTTGGATGGTGATCTAGGAAGTCTTGAAGTAGGGAAGTTGGCAGACATGGTAGTTTTAGATAAAAATCCTTTAGACGATATTCGCAATAGTAATTCTGTGCATTATGTGATTAAAAACGGAAGAATTTATGAAGCTAACTCCTTAGATGAGGTTTGGCCTTTGGAAAAAAAGGCAGAAACATTTTATTGGCAGACTAAAAAACCTACAGGTTTACCTGGAATTAAAAAGTAA
- a CDS encoding DUF5606 domain-containing protein encodes MILDKILSIGGKPGLFKLLTQTRAGFVAESLLDGKKITVSFKNNVSVLSEIAIYTLDEEIPLREVFLKIQEKENGEKTPISHKDDKLKLEEYFFEILPNYDEERVYASDIKKVIQWYNMLHEQGITDFSKKEDEEATDTTAAEK; translated from the coding sequence ATGATTTTAGATAAAATTTTATCCATAGGGGGAAAACCAGGCCTATTCAAATTATTGACACAAACTAGAGCTGGTTTTGTAGCAGAATCTTTACTTGACGGTAAAAAAATAACAGTGAGTTTTAAGAATAATGTAAGTGTGCTCTCTGAAATAGCTATTTATACCTTAGACGAAGAAATACCCTTACGGGAAGTGTTTTTAAAAATACAGGAAAAGGAAAATGGAGAAAAAACACCCATAAGTCATAAAGATGATAAGTTGAAATTAGAAGAGTACTTCTTTGAAATTTTACCTAATTATGACGAGGAAAGAGTGTATGCCAGCGATATCAAAAAAGTGATTCAGTGGTATAATATGCTTCATGAGCAGGGAATAACAGATTTTTCTAAAAAAGAAGATGAAGAAGCTACCGATACTACGGCAGCCGAAAAGTAA